Below is a window of Arthrobacter sp. ERGS1:01 DNA.
TGGAGGCCCGTAAAGATTGGGTCCCCCGTCTCTGCCATACATGTGAACGGGAAATGGGCGGCGGCAGAGCTCGGCGATCCGTCCATTTGTGCCAAGGAACCGTGGGTGGTTCGGCGGGCACGTTTTTCACACTACCCAACCTTTTCGGTGATGTCACATTTTGGTAACGGCCGTGAGGGGTTTCATATTTACTTAGCATTGCTAATGAACTAGGCTGCTTTGTAGTAGATACGTAACCTTGTGAGCCAGGCAGATACAGACGATGACGCAGAATTCAATGAAACTTTCGACGCCGGGGCCAGCCCCGGAAGCGACCCCTCCGCAACGCCAGGCGCGGACCGAGGGGGTGACGAAGAACACATCACGACCCACCGGCGCGGCGCCGCTCGCCGCCGAACTTCGTGTGGCAATCATGCGCACCTCGCGCAGGCTGCGCGCGGAAGCCGCCTCCCATGACATCAGCCCCGGCCAGTACTCGGTCTTGGCCGCCATCCTTCGCGCCTCCATGACGGTTGGCCAGCTGGCCGAACGCGAAAAAATCCAGGCACCGTCCATGACCCGGATCGTCAACGACCTGGCCGCCGCCGGCCATGTCACGCGGGGGGCAAACCCGCTGGACAAGCGCCAGGTGCTGGTCCAGATCACCGACGACGGCGCCGCGGTGCTGGAGCGGGCCCGGAACAAGCGCACCCAGTGGCTGGCCAAGCGGGTGGCCGCACTGACGCCCGAACAACGTGCCACGCTCCATGAAGCGGCCCTGATCCTGGCGGAGATGAGCAGCTCATGAACGCCATGTTCCGCGCCCTGAAGGTGTTCAACTACCGGCTCTGGGTGACCGGGGCATTGGTTTCAAACATCGGCACCTGGATGCAGCGCGTTGCCCAGGACTGGCTGGTGCTGACGGTGTTGACGCACAATTCCGGAACCGCAGCAGGCATCACCACCGGCCTGCAGTTCCTCCCGATCGTCTTCCTTGGGCCCTTTGCCGGGCTGCTGGGCGACAGGGTCAACAAACGCAAGCTTCTGCTGTGCACCCAGACGGCCATGGGCCTGTGTGCATTGCTGCTGGGGCTCCTGGTGGTCACCCACTCGGTGCAACTGTGGCACGTCTACGTGCTGGCCCTGCTGCTCGGTGTTGCCAGCGCCTTTGACGCCCCGTCGCGCCAGGCGTTTGTCTCCGAGGTGGTCGCCAAGGCCGACGTCCCCAACGCCGTCGCCCTCAACAGCGCCTCCTTCAACCTGGCCCGCCTGGCCGGCCCCGGTGTCGCCGGACTGGTCATCGCCGCCTTCGGCACGGGCCCGGCATTCCTGATCAACGCGGCCAGTTTCGCGGCCGTGATCGTCTCCCTGTGGCGGATGCGGGTTTCGGAACTGCAACCATCCGTTCGCGTGCCGCGGGCAAAGGGGCAGATCCGCGAGGGCTTCTCCTACATCCGGCAACGCCCGGACCTGATGATGATCATGGCGCTGGTGTTCATGATCGGCACCTTCGGGATGAATTTCCAGATCACCAACGCCCTGATGGCCACCACCATCTTCCATCTGGGGCCGGGCGAATACGGCCTGCTGGGCTCGGTCATGGCCGTGGGCACCCTGGCGGCGGCCCTGCTGGCCGCCCGCCGCAAGAACATGCGCATGGCCTACATTGTTGGCGGGGCGCTGGCCTTCGGGGTGACGGTGGCCATCGCCGCCTTCATGCCCAGCTACGCCCTGTACGCCCTGGCACTGGTCCCGGTGGGCCTGGCCTCCCTCACCTTCATGAACGCCTGCAACACCACCGTCCAGCTGACCACGGATTCGGCCATGCGCGGACGCGTATTGGCCGTCTACATGGCCGTGCTGCAGGGCGGGACGCCCATCGGGGCGCCGCTGGTGGGTTGGATCGCCACGGAGTTCGGCGCCCGCTGGTCCCTGGGGATCGGCGCGGTCGTGTCCGTTGCGGCGGCACTCATTGCGCTGGCCATGATGAACAGGCGCAACCACGTCCGCTTCCGCGACCAGGTACGCGGCCTGCGTCCCTTCGCCATGGCGCAGGCACTGCACCGCTGATTCCGGCAACTCCGGGGTCCTGCAACGCGGGTCAAAAAGGGCCGTTGCGGGGCCGGAGAGTGCAGCGCATTACGTGAACTTCTGTTTACCTAGCGTAAAATGCTGGGGATTATCTGGGTGTCCAAAAGGGCTTGCGGCAGGCCACCGCGGCAGACAAAAACGCTGGATGAATTAATTTATTGAAAAGCGGACTTGCGTCGAATATTTTTCACGGATAGGCATCAAAATTGTGATTTTGTTTGACGCAAGCCGTCATCGGCGATTCAAATGAGATCAAAGTGACAGTGTTACCTTCATCACAAAATACGCCAAAGTCTCAAAATGTGGACGTATTGCCCCATTGTTACTTGCAAGTTCCGTTTATTACGTAGGACACTGACTTATGTGAACACCCACTCAGTGAATTCTGCAGCCGCAGCAACCGTCCTTGATGACACCCATGGACGGTTCTTGTGTAGTTGTCGAATGCCGGCCTAGCTCACAACCCATTTGTTTTAGGCACTTTCGGCCATCTGGCCAGCCCCTGACCGGGCATTTAGTCCCGGCCCGCCGGGATACGAAAAAAGCATTCGCGCCGTAGGATACGGCCATACACCTAGGTAGTTCAATGTCTGTAGCTTCCGGATACGTCCACATCTCAGTTCGAAATGCAGCCAAGGCAGTTGCCCGCGGCGGCTCGCAAAACCCGCTGGCCAGGGCACCCCAGCAGGATCAGCCGTCCTACGGCAATCCCGCCGCCTACCGCCGCGATAACGACGCCGTCGCCGCCCGGCTGCGCGCCGTCCCCCCGATCGACGCCCACCCCATGACGGCGCCCACCCCCGTCATTGCCGGCAGCGACAAGCTCCGCGGCGTCAGCCCGGACAACGTGGCCCGCGGTTTCGTGCTCTACGTCGGGGTGGATGAAGACACCGCCGCCGCCGCCGGAACTTCGCTCGCCAAACTGGCCCAGGACATCCGCGCCTACGCCCAGAGCCTCGTCCCGCAGGCCCAAAGCTACGCAGCCGTGGCAATTGCGCCGTCGGACGCGGTGGGAACCGCGCTTGACGTGGTCCGCTCCACGTTCGGCGACCCCACCGTGGCCAACCGCCAGCGCCAGGAAGCCGTCCGCGTGCCCGTCGCCGCCGAACAGCGCCCCTCCGGCGTGCTCATCGACCTGGCCCGCCGCGAGGTCCACCTCGACGGGGAAACCCTGAACCTGACGTTCAAGGAATTTGAACTCCTGAACTACCTGGTGGAGAACGGCACCCGCACCGTGGGCCGCGACGAGCTCCTGGAAGGGCTCTGGAGCAACGCCGACGAGATCCCCAACGAACGCACCATCGACGTCCACATTCGCCGCCTGCGCTCCAAACTGGGCCGCCTGGCCAACACGGTCCGCACCGTGCGCGGCGAGGGCTACCGCTTCTACGAGCACCCCGAAGTGGTTGTCTGGGCCGCCCCGGAATACTCCATCTAGTCCCCACGCCCTCCCACTGCCCGCAGGCTCGCAGCGGGCCCTGGGGCGCGTGGGACCAGCGATGCATTTGGAACGACGGCGGTCCGACCCTCCCGGGGGTGGGACCGCCGTCGTTCTCCTTTAACACTCACTAAACTGTGAGCATGAGCGAACACCATGTGAAACGGCTGATCCTGATGCGCCACGCCAAGGCGGCGTTCCCGCTGGGTGTTGCGGACCATGAACGC
It encodes the following:
- a CDS encoding winged helix-turn-helix domain-containing protein encodes the protein MSVASGYVHISVRNAAKAVARGGSQNPLARAPQQDQPSYGNPAAYRRDNDAVAARLRAVPPIDAHPMTAPTPVIAGSDKLRGVSPDNVARGFVLYVGVDEDTAAAAGTSLAKLAQDIRAYAQSLVPQAQSYAAVAIAPSDAVGTALDVVRSTFGDPTVANRQRQEAVRVPVAAEQRPSGVLIDLARREVHLDGETLNLTFKEFELLNYLVENGTRTVGRDELLEGLWSNADEIPNERTIDVHIRRLRSKLGRLANTVRTVRGEGYRFYEHPEVVVWAAPEYSI
- a CDS encoding MFS transporter, with the translated sequence MNAMFRALKVFNYRLWVTGALVSNIGTWMQRVAQDWLVLTVLTHNSGTAAGITTGLQFLPIVFLGPFAGLLGDRVNKRKLLLCTQTAMGLCALLLGLLVVTHSVQLWHVYVLALLLGVASAFDAPSRQAFVSEVVAKADVPNAVALNSASFNLARLAGPGVAGLVIAAFGTGPAFLINAASFAAVIVSLWRMRVSELQPSVRVPRAKGQIREGFSYIRQRPDLMMIMALVFMIGTFGMNFQITNALMATTIFHLGPGEYGLLGSVMAVGTLAAALLAARRKNMRMAYIVGGALAFGVTVAIAAFMPSYALYALALVPVGLASLTFMNACNTTVQLTTDSAMRGRVLAVYMAVLQGGTPIGAPLVGWIATEFGARWSLGIGAVVSVAAALIALAMMNRRNHVRFRDQVRGLRPFAMAQALHR
- a CDS encoding MarR family winged helix-turn-helix transcriptional regulator; protein product: MTKNTSRPTGAAPLAAELRVAIMRTSRRLRAEAASHDISPGQYSVLAAILRASMTVGQLAEREKIQAPSMTRIVNDLAAAGHVTRGANPLDKRQVLVQITDDGAAVLERARNKRTQWLAKRVAALTPEQRATLHEAALILAEMSSS